A region of Jonquetella anthropi DSM 22815 DNA encodes the following proteins:
- a CDS encoding HD family phosphohydrolase, whose amino-acid sequence MIEYRSLRRRILQALLFFRRGLFAFLPFGIAMGIALGAVALRWSIIDAKWSFSVGLPAPVTFYALTEMTYDDPEATRKLQEQVRQSIIGASVQGRMNTEEGFQSEYQTLLNNPSSDTFLSPELRSVIDGLTLDKRENLLAVVRSIRDDINRNQFLTPERKDELIWQRMEILEPDPALANLAFQLLLELTENDAMASQAMTDRLRDLAASSVPTVHRKIFPGDTIVLQGEVVTKQIAALLKAQGYPEGTLPWGSIVMAMVASFLATLWIGRIADLSVIHHGADSTQGSWAFMLSLMAITWFTEIFGLQFGIVSLGVLPMIAFVFLTEPDLVAIHLALSISISGAVITSGTASSSFVMSVISGAFASLFSLNLFKGRFSRLLLFLRLTALGVSIVVMNSFLAVGLSSQMDVKTFGVSLIAVFLLSTATVVTLPVVEAVFDVLSPLRLMELTHPSHPLLRRLQMEAPGTYHHTQMVGNIAEAAAERIGLNPLLLRAGASFHDIGKLRRPQYFIENQLSGVNAHDTLTPTMSALIILSHVKDGLEMAEEYHLPMRLRDFIPEHHGTTCLTYFYKKALKDGENPQIDQFCYPGPKPQTRETALLMLADSVEASARGASRSIQRLSDLQSLIESVVASKIDAGQLDNVPFTLKELTEVKESMLETLRSMYHTRDIKPIEPDRGKKGSPTEKAEKAEKAEKTPSAGQAAESPKEKGPNS is encoded by the coding sequence ATGATCGAGTATCGTTCTCTGCGCCGCCGGATTTTGCAGGCCCTTCTGTTCTTCCGCCGGGGGCTTTTCGCGTTCTTGCCGTTCGGCATCGCCATGGGCATCGCCTTAGGGGCCGTGGCGCTTCGCTGGAGCATTATCGACGCCAAGTGGTCGTTTTCGGTCGGTCTGCCGGCCCCTGTCACGTTCTACGCCCTGACTGAAATGACCTACGACGACCCGGAAGCCACACGAAAGCTGCAGGAGCAGGTGCGTCAGAGCATTATCGGCGCTTCCGTTCAGGGGCGGATGAACACCGAGGAAGGTTTCCAGTCCGAGTATCAAACTCTGCTGAACAACCCGTCGTCCGACACCTTCCTGTCGCCCGAGCTTCGCTCCGTGATCGACGGGCTGACGCTGGACAAGCGGGAAAACCTGCTGGCGGTCGTCCGTTCAATTCGCGACGACATCAACCGCAACCAGTTCTTGACTCCGGAGCGCAAGGACGAGCTGATTTGGCAGAGAATGGAAATCCTAGAGCCGGATCCGGCTCTGGCGAACTTGGCGTTTCAGCTGCTTCTTGAGCTGACAGAAAACGACGCAATGGCCAGCCAAGCGATGACCGACCGGCTGCGCGACTTGGCCGCCAGCAGCGTGCCCACAGTTCACCGAAAGATTTTCCCCGGCGACACCATCGTTCTGCAGGGCGAGGTAGTCACCAAACAGATCGCGGCGCTTTTAAAGGCTCAGGGATACCCGGAAGGAACGCTCCCTTGGGGCAGCATCGTCATGGCGATGGTGGCGTCGTTCCTCGCCACGCTCTGGATCGGGCGCATCGCGGACCTCTCGGTGATTCACCACGGCGCTGACAGCACTCAGGGAAGCTGGGCTTTTATGCTGTCGCTGATGGCTATCACGTGGTTTACCGAGATCTTCGGCCTGCAGTTTGGGATCGTGAGCTTGGGCGTCCTGCCGATGATCGCTTTTGTGTTCCTTACCGAGCCCGACCTCGTGGCAATCCACTTGGCCCTTTCTATTTCCATTTCCGGCGCCGTAATCACCAGCGGGACGGCAAGCAGTTCGTTTGTGATGAGCGTCATTTCAGGCGCGTTCGCGTCCCTGTTCAGCCTGAACCTGTTCAAAGGGCGCTTCTCCCGGCTCCTGCTCTTTTTGCGTCTGACCGCGCTGGGCGTCTCGATCGTGGTGATGAACTCCTTCTTAGCCGTTGGGCTCAGCAGTCAAATGGACGTCAAGACCTTCGGCGTTTCGCTGATCGCCGTCTTCCTGCTCAGCACCGCTACGGTCGTCACCTTGCCGGTGGTCGAAGCGGTATTCGACGTCCTCTCGCCGCTGCGCCTGATGGAGTTGACCCACCCGAGCCACCCGCTTCTGCGGCGGCTTCAGATGGAGGCCCCCGGCACGTACCACCACACGCAGATGGTGGGCAACATCGCCGAAGCCGCGGCCGAGCGCATTGGTCTGAACCCGCTCTTGCTGCGGGCTGGGGCATCGTTCCACGATATTGGCAAGCTCCGCCGGCCCCAGTACTTCATCGAAAACCAACTTTCAGGCGTCAACGCTCACGATACCTTGACGCCCACCATGTCAGCCCTCATCATCCTGTCTCACGTGAAAGACGGGCTTGAAATGGCCGAGGAATATCACCTGCCCATGCGGCTTCGGGACTTTATCCCTGAACACCACGGCACGACCTGTTTAACGTATTTTTACAAGAAGGCTCTGAAGGACGGAGAAAACCCGCAGATTGACCAGTTCTGCTACCCGGGACCCAAGCCTCAGACCCGCGAGACGGCCCTTTTGATGCTGGCCGACTCGGTTGAGGCGTCGGCAAGAGGGGCGAGCCGGTCGATTCAGCGGCTGTCAGACCTTCAGTCCCTCATCGAGAGCGTCGTCGCGTCAAAGATTGACGCCGGCCAGCTGGACAACGTGCCGTTCACGCTGAAAGAGCTGACCGAAGTCAAGGAATCAATGCTCGAAACCCTCCGGTCAATGTACCATACCAGAGACATCAAGCCCATCGAGCCGGATCGGGGCAAAAAAGGCAGCCCAACGGAAAAAGCGGAGAAGGCCGAAAAAGCTGAAAAGACTCCGTCGGCCGGTCAGGCCGCCGAGTCGCCGAAAGAAAAGGGGCCAAACTCGTGA
- the ybeY gene encoding rRNA maturation RNase YbeY, protein MKVSLAWEKSEAGGLLEEWLASHQGDLSCVLEELYRENFPESSGWDELEISLQFLDEEAMAALNGQYRGENRPTDVLSFPLWENDGHLELPPAGGVLPLGDLVFCRPVLDANAAAAGTSVQSELALLLAHGALHLIAWDHDTEERRAAMWAVQERYRQRILERAGACVKEG, encoded by the coding sequence GTGAAAGTCAGCCTTGCGTGGGAAAAATCAGAAGCCGGCGGCCTCTTAGAAGAGTGGCTGGCGTCTCATCAGGGCGACCTGAGCTGCGTTCTCGAAGAGCTGTACCGGGAAAATTTTCCAGAAAGCAGCGGTTGGGACGAGCTTGAAATATCGCTTCAGTTCTTGGACGAAGAGGCCATGGCGGCCTTGAATGGCCAGTACCGAGGCGAGAACCGGCCCACCGACGTGCTGTCGTTCCCGCTGTGGGAGAACGACGGGCATCTGGAACTGCCGCCGGCAGGCGGCGTGCTCCCGTTGGGGGATCTGGTGTTCTGCCGTCCGGTCTTGGATGCCAACGCCGCCGCGGCCGGAACGTCCGTCCAGTCAGAACTGGCGCTTCTGCTGGCCCACGGAGCACTTCACCTCATCGCGTGGGATCATGACACCGAAGAGCGCCGGGCGGCCATGTGGGCCGTTCAGGAACGATACAGGCAACGTATTCTCGAGCGCGCAGGCGCTTGCGTTAAGGAAGGATGA